In Gemmatimonadaceae bacterium, the sequence CTGCCGTACATCGTGATCGTGATCGACGAGATGGCCGACCTGATGATGACGGTGCAGGGCGAGGTGGAAGGGCCGATCGCGATGCTGGCCCAGAAGGCCCGGGCCATCGGCATCCACCTCCTCCTGGCCACACAGCGACCGAGCGTCAACGTGATCACGGGCCTGATCAAGGCGAACTTCCCGAGCCGCATCGCGTTCCGGGTGGCGTCACAGGTGGACAGCCGCACGATCATCGACGGCGCTGGTGCGGAGGCGCTGCTCGGGAACGGCGATATGCTGTTCATTCCTCCGGGAAAGTCCGAGCCCGCGCGCCTGCAGGGCGCATTCATCTCGAGCGAGGATACTGAGACGCTAATGAAGTGGTACGAGGAGCGAGCGGAGGCCCGGCGGAAGGCACGACTGGCCCACGGTCTCGTGGTCGAGGAGTTCCCGGAGGAGGACGTGGTGGCCGCGGGTCGCGCGGCGCAGCAGGCGGAGGCGGGCGAAGGCAAGGAACCCGAGGCCGACGCCGGCGACCGCGACAAGCTGTTCCGCGAGGCAGCCGAAGCGGTGGTCCACAATCAGGGCGCGTCCACGTCGCTGCTGCAGCGGCGGCTGGGCATCGGGTACGGGCGGGCTGCCCGGATCATGGATCAGCTCGAAGCGGCGGGGGTGATCAGCAAAGCCGAGCCGGGCTCGAGTCGGCCCCGGGACGTGCTGGTGGGGCTCGACGAGCTGGCTCGCCTCTGCGGGCCCGACGCATGACGCGGCGCGAGATCGCCGGGGCCTTATTCGCGATTGCCCTGCTGTGCGCGCCGCGTCTCGCTAGGGCGCAGGACACCAGCACGACGCGAATGCCGCCGGGCGACACCATGCCCCCGCCGCGCACGCTCCCCGTGAACGGCTCGCTGCTCCGCCCCGAGCATCTTCGCTACCAGATGAGCATCGTGTGGCCCGACAGCACGCACGCGATCGGAACGCGAATCGTGGATGTCACGCAGAGCAGTTACGGTGCCTTTCCGGCCTGGCTGCTCGCCGAGCGGCGCGACGGAAGCGTGCCGTCCACCGACACGCTGTACCTGTCCTACGTGGACCTGCGGCCGCTGCACTGGTCATCGGTGATCGGGCCCTCCCGTCTGGCGCTCGAGTTCACGGCAGACTCGATCTACGGGGCGACGAGCGGCCCCAGCGGCCACCAGAACATCGCCCTGCCGCGGCCCGGCGACCTGCTCGCGGGCGGGCCGATGACCGAACTCGTGCTTCAGCTCATGCCGCACGCGGTGGGGCGGGTGGACTCGGTGTCGGTGCTCGAGATCGACCTGGGGTCCCACCGCATCACGCCGGGGGCGCTCACCGTGGAGGGCGAGCAGGACGTGGACACCGCCCTGGGCCAGATTCACTGCTGGGTGATCTCGCTGAGCACCGCGGGGCGGACGGCCCACTTCTGGGTGGCCGAATCGAACCCCGTCGTCGTGCAGGTCCGCCAGGACGTTCCGGGACGCCCCGGGGCGGTGTTCGAGCAGCGGCTGATCGCGGCCAAGTAGACCGCCGGCACCGCAGCCCGGCGGTCCACAAGATTCTGCGCCGGCCGGCCAATTTCTGGTGATGATCTCCCGGATTTCGGCCCCAGATTGGCCCCATGTCAGCGGCCACGCAGGCATTCGGGGAACTCGGGGAGCGCATCGCCGAACGGTGGTTGACCGGGCGTGGATGGCGGGTGTTGCACCGGCGGTATCGCTCAGGCCATCGCGACATCGACCTCGTCATGGAACGCGAAGGGCTCGTGGCGTTCGTTGAGGTCAAGGCGAGGTCAGGCGATATGTTCGGAGATCCGGTGGAGGCTGTTAACTGGCGTAAGAGAAGAGAGTTAGAGCGGTCCGCCTTAAGTTGGATCTCACGCCATGGCCGAACACACGAGTCCTACCGGTTCGACGTTGTCGGGGTGTTGGTCAAGGGACGGCGTGTTCTGGTTCGCCACGTAGAAAATGCGTTCTCGATGCAATACGGCCCTTGATTCCTTCAATGTGTTTCGTATTTTGTTCGGGGTAACGATTGGGGCGCCCGACGGGTACGATTAGCCCGCGTGGCCAGGGGTTCACGCTCAACCACAGGAAGTGCCGATCATGGCCGTCTCGACGATGCAGGACGACAAGAAAAAGGCCCTGAACCTGGCCATCGCGCAGATCGAGAAGAACTGCGGCAAGGGTTCGATCATGCGCCTCGGCGCAGATAATCGCGTTCGCGTGGAGGCGATCCCGACGGGCGCCATCAATCTCGACGCGGCGATCGGCGTGGGCGGCATCCCACGCGGCCGCGTGACCGAGATCTACGGACCGGAATCGAGCGGCAAGACAACCCTCTGTCTTCACGTCGTGGCCAATGCGCAGCGCGCGGGCGGTGTGGCGGCATTCATCGACGCCGAGCATGCGCTCGATGTGGACTACGCGCGCAAGCTGGGCGTGGATATCGACGGGCTGCTCATCTCGCAGCCGGACACCGGCGAGCAGGCGCTCGAGATCTGCGAGATCCTCGTGCGTTCGGGAGCGGTGGACGTGATCGTCATCGACTCGGTGGCGGCGCTGGTGCCCAAGGCCGAAATCGAAGGCGACATGGGCGACTCGCACGTCGGCCTGCAGGCGCGGCTCATGAGCCAGGCGTTGCGCAAGCTCACCGGGGCCATCGCGCGGTCGCGGACGTCGGTGATCTTCATCAACCAGCTGCGTGAGAAGATCGGTGTGATGTTCGGCAATCCGGAGACCACTACGGGCGGCAAGGCGCTCAAGTTCTACGCGTCCCTGCGCCTCGATATCCGGCGCATCGGCGCCGTGAAGGAGAAGGAGGACGTGGTCGGGTCGCACGTTCGCGTGAAGGTGGTGAAAAACAAGGTGGCGGCGCCGTTCCGCCAGGCCGAGTTCGACATCATGTACGCGGAGGGCATCAGCCACACGTCGCTGCTCGTGGACATCGGCGCAGAATCCAACATCATTGAGAAGTCGGGGGCGTGGTACAGCTACAAGGGGCAGAAAATCGGCCAGGGGCGCGAGAATGCCAAGCTGTATCTCAAGGACAATCCGGCGATGATGGCGGAGGTGGAGGAGAAGGTGAAAGCGGTGCTCGGGGTTGCGCCAGTCACGGCCGCGGCCGCGGACACGGAGGAGGCGACCGAGGAGTAACCCGGCGATTCGCTCGGTGACCGGCAAGAACTGCGTGCCGGGGAGACGTTACCTGAACGCGACGGGACCCGGAAACTCCCAACGCTGCAGGGTGCTGCTCCCCGGCACCTTCTTTTTCGGCCGGGTGCTCCCGGTCTTCGACCAACCGGTGCCGCCCCGGCGGGGGCGCCAGTGTCCGTAATCACCGCGCTCACGCCGCACCCTCGGCGCCAGGGCCGCGTGGACGTCCTGGTGGACGGCAAGTCGGTGGGCGCCATTTCGGGAGACGCGGTCGCCCGCCTGCGCCTGAGCGTGGGAACGGAGTTCGAGCCCGTGCGGCTGGCATTCGAGGCCGAAGCGGCGGCGCTGGCCACGTGGGACGCTGCCAGCCGCCTGCTGGCCGCGCGGGCGCGATCGCGATCGGAGTTGCGCCGGCAATTGCTGCGCAAGGGCGAGCCGGTGGTGCGCGTGGATCAGGTGCTCGACCGCCTGGAGCGGGCCGGTTACCTGGATGACGCCGATTACGCGCGCCAGT encodes:
- the recA gene encoding recombinase RecA; the protein is MAVSTMQDDKKKALNLAIAQIEKNCGKGSIMRLGADNRVRVEAIPTGAINLDAAIGVGGIPRGRVTEIYGPESSGKTTLCLHVVANAQRAGGVAAFIDAEHALDVDYARKLGVDIDGLLISQPDTGEQALEICEILVRSGAVDVIVIDSVAALVPKAEIEGDMGDSHVGLQARLMSQALRKLTGAIARSRTSVIFINQLREKIGVMFGNPETTTGGKALKFYASLRLDIRRIGAVKEKEDVVGSHVRVKVVKNKVAAPFRQAEFDIMYAEGISHTSLLVDIGAESNIIEKSGAWYSYKGQKIGQGRENAKLYLKDNPAMMAEVEEKVKAVLGVAPVTAAAADTEEATEE
- a CDS encoding regulatory protein RecX, whose translation is MSVITALTPHPRRQGRVDVLVDGKSVGAISGDAVARLRLSVGTEFEPVRLAFEAEAAALATWDAASRLLAARARSRSELRRQLLRKGEPVVRVDQVLDRLERAGYLDDADYARQFARSRSLVRGMSRRRVQQELAKRGIAREVAEAAIADVFAQEGVDEYAAVERLARRKLPSLAKLDPIMRRRRLYAFLARRGFESDDIQRVIGALGIERFGDSAEE